The following proteins come from a genomic window of Yinghuangia sp. ASG 101:
- a CDS encoding VWA domain-containing protein, producing MTATLPDDERLRRWRLILGGDADGTGCALAGQDRRIDEALAALYRPAPGEGRAGATAARTGGLGASAPAVARWLGDIREYFPSGVVQVLQQDAIERLDLTRLLLEPEMLDAVEPDVHLVGTLLSLNRLMPEETKEAARAVVRRVVDDLERRIAQRTHSLVRGALDRATRINRPRHHDIDWNATIRANLRHYQADYRTVVPERLVGHGRQRNGVRKDVVLCIDQSGSMAASVVYASVFGAVLASMRSLRTSLVVFDTAVVDLTDRLTDPVDVLFGTQLGGGTDINRALAYCQSLVTRPSDTIVILISDLYEGGVRQEMLRRVAAMRRAGVQVVTLLALSDEGAPAYDHRNAAALTALGSPAFACTPDLFPEIMAAAVQGLPLPIPE from the coding sequence ATGACCGCCACGCTCCCCGACGACGAACGCCTGCGCCGCTGGCGGCTGATCCTCGGCGGCGACGCCGACGGGACCGGCTGCGCCCTCGCCGGACAGGACCGCCGCATCGACGAGGCACTGGCCGCGCTCTACCGCCCCGCCCCCGGCGAAGGCCGCGCGGGCGCCACCGCCGCGCGTACCGGCGGCCTCGGCGCGTCCGCCCCCGCGGTCGCCCGCTGGCTCGGCGACATCCGCGAGTACTTCCCCAGCGGTGTCGTCCAGGTCCTGCAGCAGGACGCCATCGAACGCCTCGACCTGACACGCCTGCTCCTCGAACCCGAAATGCTCGACGCCGTCGAACCGGACGTCCACCTCGTCGGCACCCTCCTCTCCCTCAACCGGCTCATGCCGGAGGAGACCAAGGAGGCGGCCCGGGCCGTCGTCCGCCGCGTCGTCGACGACCTGGAGCGCCGCATCGCGCAACGCACCCACAGCCTCGTGCGGGGCGCGCTCGACCGCGCCACGCGCATCAACCGGCCGCGGCACCACGACATCGACTGGAACGCGACGATCCGCGCCAACCTCAGGCATTACCAGGCCGATTACCGCACGGTCGTGCCCGAGCGCCTGGTGGGCCACGGGCGGCAGCGGAACGGTGTGCGGAAGGACGTCGTGCTGTGCATCGACCAATCCGGCTCGATGGCGGCGTCGGTCGTGTACGCGTCCGTCTTCGGCGCGGTCCTCGCCTCGATGCGGTCGCTGCGCACGTCGCTGGTCGTCTTCGACACGGCCGTCGTCGACCTGACCGACCGGCTCACCGACCCCGTCGACGTCCTCTTCGGCACGCAGCTCGGCGGCGGCACCGACATCAACCGCGCGCTCGCGTACTGCCAGTCGCTGGTCACGCGGCCGTCCGACACGATCGTGATCCTCATCAGCGACCTGTACGAAGGCGGCGTGCGGCAGGAGATGCTGCGCCGCGTCGCCGCGATGCGGAGGGCCGGCGTCCAGGTCGTCACGCTGCTGGCGCTCTCCGACGAGGGCGCCCCCGCGTACGACCACCGCAACGCCGCCGCGCTGACCGCTCTCGGGAGCCCGGCGTTCGCGTGTACGCCGGACCTGTTCCCGGAGATCATGGCCGCCGCCGTCCAGGGCCTGCCGCTGCCCATCCCTGAATGA
- a CDS encoding CU044_2847 family protein: MRDLVRMPLEDGGTILFEAPAEAAAGPVRVGRARDAVRDLPQSLQHALAPVGDTARAVLAQLRQAGPDEVEVEFGVDLSAEAGAIITRAETAFHLKVRVLWTRDGQADAPDAS; the protein is encoded by the coding sequence ATGCGCGATCTGGTACGTATGCCGCTGGAAGACGGCGGCACGATCCTGTTCGAGGCACCGGCGGAGGCGGCGGCCGGACCGGTACGCGTCGGCCGCGCCCGCGACGCCGTCCGCGACCTGCCGCAGTCGCTGCAACACGCCCTCGCCCCGGTCGGCGACACCGCACGCGCGGTCCTCGCCCAACTGCGCCAAGCGGGCCCGGACGAAGTCGAGGTCGAGTTCGGCGTGGACCTCTCCGCCGAGGCCGGCGCGATCATCACCCGGGCCGAGACGGCGTTCCACCTCAAGGTCCGCGTCCTGTGGACCCGCGACGGGCAGGCCGATGCCCCGGACGCCTCGTAG
- the purH gene encoding bifunctional phosphoribosylaminoimidazolecarboxamide formyltransferase/IMP cyclohydrolase, producing the protein MSTPESSPNKRPIRRALVSVYDKTGLEELAQGLHAAGVELVSTGSTAARIAAAGVPVTRVEELTGFPECLDGRVKTLHPRVHAGILADQRLDTHRAQLDELGIAPFELVVVNLYPFEATVASGASPDECVEQIDIGGPSMVRAAAKNHPSVAVVTSPDRYGDVLAAVADGGFDLVARKRLAGEAFAHTAAYDVAVASWFSGVHAPADDEPFPAFLGATRRRQAVLRYGENPHQSAALYTAGGGGLAGAEQLHGKEMSYNNYVDTDAARRAAYDHTLPCVAIIKHANPCGIAIGEDVAEAHRLAHACDPVSAYGGVIAVNRPVSVAMAEQVAEIFTEVIVAPDFEDGAIEVLSRKKNIRVLRAPEAPSAPTEFRQIDGGLLLQDTDRFQAPGDEPENWTLATGEPADEATLRDLVFAWRSVRAVKSNAILLATGGATVGVGMGQVNRVDSARLAVQRAGEERAVGSVAASDAFFPFPDGLEVLTAAGVKAVVQPGGSVRDDQVVEAARAAGITMYFTGTRHFFH; encoded by the coding sequence ATGAGCACCCCCGAGAGCTCCCCGAACAAGCGTCCGATTCGCCGCGCGCTGGTCAGCGTGTACGACAAGACCGGGCTTGAGGAGCTCGCCCAGGGGCTGCACGCCGCCGGGGTCGAACTCGTCTCGACCGGCTCGACCGCCGCCAGGATCGCCGCCGCCGGGGTGCCGGTGACCAGGGTCGAGGAGCTGACCGGCTTCCCCGAGTGCCTCGACGGCCGCGTCAAGACGCTGCACCCGCGCGTGCACGCCGGCATCCTCGCCGACCAGCGCCTGGACACGCACCGCGCGCAGCTCGACGAGCTGGGCATCGCGCCGTTCGAGCTGGTGGTCGTCAACCTGTACCCGTTCGAGGCGACCGTCGCCTCCGGCGCGTCCCCGGACGAGTGCGTCGAGCAGATCGACATCGGCGGCCCGTCCATGGTCCGTGCCGCGGCCAAGAACCACCCGTCCGTCGCCGTCGTGACCAGCCCCGACCGCTACGGCGACGTACTCGCCGCGGTCGCCGACGGCGGGTTCGACCTCGTGGCGCGCAAGCGTCTGGCCGGCGAGGCGTTCGCCCACACCGCGGCCTACGACGTCGCCGTCGCGTCGTGGTTCTCCGGCGTCCACGCACCCGCCGACGACGAGCCGTTCCCGGCCTTCCTCGGCGCGACCCGGCGCCGGCAGGCCGTGCTGCGGTACGGCGAGAACCCGCACCAGTCCGCCGCGCTGTACACCGCGGGCGGCGGCGGCCTCGCGGGCGCCGAGCAACTGCACGGCAAGGAGATGTCGTACAACAACTACGTCGACACCGACGCCGCGCGCCGGGCCGCGTACGACCACACCCTGCCGTGCGTCGCGATCATCAAGCACGCCAACCCGTGCGGCATCGCGATCGGCGAGGACGTCGCCGAGGCCCACCGCCTCGCCCACGCGTGCGACCCGGTGTCGGCGTACGGCGGCGTGATCGCGGTCAACCGGCCGGTGTCCGTCGCGATGGCCGAGCAGGTCGCGGAGATCTTCACCGAGGTCATCGTCGCGCCCGACTTCGAGGACGGCGCGATCGAGGTCCTGTCCCGCAAGAAGAACATCCGCGTGCTGCGCGCCCCCGAAGCGCCGTCCGCGCCCACCGAGTTCCGGCAGATCGACGGCGGCCTGCTGCTCCAGGACACGGACCGCTTCCAGGCCCCCGGCGACGAGCCCGAGAACTGGACGCTCGCGACCGGCGAGCCCGCCGACGAGGCCACCCTGCGCGATCTCGTCTTCGCGTGGCGCTCGGTGCGCGCGGTCAAGTCCAACGCGATCCTGCTCGCGACCGGCGGCGCGACGGTCGGCGTCGGCATGGGCCAGGTCAACCGCGTCGACTCCGCGCGGCTCGCGGTGCAGCGGGCCGGGGAAGAGCGCGCGGTCGGCTCGGTGGCCGCGTCGGACGCGTTCTTCCCGTTCCCCGACGGCCTGGAGGTCCTGACCGCGGCGGGCGTCAAGGCCGTGGTGCAGCCCGGTGGTTCGGTACGCGACGACCAGGTCGTCGAGGCCGCACGCGCCGCCGGAATCACCATGTACTTCACCGGCACCCGGCACTTCTTCCACTGA
- a CDS encoding WD40 repeat domain-containing protein, translated as MRLWEAATGSVTATLTGHTDTVTSAVFRPDGGTLATNGSDRSVRLWDVATGIAKATFSGYTDSVEAIAFSHDGRTLVTASDDGSGRLWEVGAAGPEEAVRRIRGVVGRDLTPDERARHVPGSPVGPVCPV; from the coding sequence GTGCGGCTGTGGGAGGCCGCGACCGGCAGCGTCACGGCCACGCTCACCGGCCACACCGACACTGTGACAAGCGCGGTGTTCCGCCCCGACGGCGGCACGTTGGCCACCAACGGCAGCGACCGCTCCGTGCGGCTGTGGGACGTGGCGACCGGTATCGCCAAGGCCACGTTCTCCGGCTACACCGACAGCGTGGAAGCCATCGCCTTCAGCCACGACGGCAGGACCCTCGTCACCGCCTCCGACGACGGCAGCGGGCGGTTGTGGGAGGTCGGCGCCGCCGGCCCCGAGGAGGCCGTGAGGCGAATCCGCGGGGTCGTGGGTCGCGACCTCACGCCCGACGAACGTGCTCGCCACGTTCCGGGAAGCCCGGTCGGTCCGGTGTGTCCCGTCTGA
- the purN gene encoding phosphoribosylglycinamide formyltransferase, which translates to MAVHAPRTPGPARLVVLVSGSGTNLQALLDACADPAYGAEVVAVGADRPGIVGLERAEKAGVPTFVVRVGDHATREAWDAALAAEVAAHAPDLVVSAGFMKILGAEFLRRFEGRTVNTHPALLPAFPGTHGVRDALAYGAKVTGCTVHFVDAGVDTGPIIAQGVVAVEDTDEADGGDALHERIKTVERSLLVDIVGRLAREGYRIEGRKVRFGS; encoded by the coding sequence GTGGCCGTTCACGCCCCGCGCACCCCAGGGCCCGCGCGGCTCGTCGTTCTCGTCTCCGGCTCCGGCACCAACCTGCAGGCGCTGCTCGACGCGTGCGCGGACCCGGCGTACGGCGCCGAGGTCGTCGCCGTGGGCGCCGACCGCCCCGGCATCGTCGGCCTGGAACGCGCCGAGAAGGCCGGGGTGCCGACCTTCGTCGTACGGGTGGGCGACCACGCCACCCGCGAGGCCTGGGACGCCGCACTGGCCGCCGAGGTCGCCGCGCACGCACCCGACCTGGTGGTGTCGGCGGGCTTCATGAAGATCCTCGGCGCCGAGTTCCTGCGGCGCTTCGAGGGCCGCACGGTCAACACCCACCCGGCGCTGCTGCCCGCGTTCCCCGGGACGCACGGCGTGCGCGACGCCCTCGCGTACGGCGCGAAGGTCACCGGCTGCACCGTCCACTTCGTCGACGCGGGCGTCGACACCGGCCCGATCATCGCCCAGGGCGTGGTCGCGGTGGAGGACACCGACGAGGCCGACGGCGGCGACGCGCTGCACGAGCGCATCAAGACGGTCGAGCGTTCCCTGCTCGTCGACATCGTGGGCCGCCTCGCCCGCGAGGGATACCGCATCGAAGGAAGAAAGGTCCGATTCGGATCATGA
- a CDS encoding RNA polymerase sigma factor has product MDDATFDAFYDRTAADIARHVYLLTASPHRAVHATQRAYARAYADWDVLGPTPNLESWVRMIASDIALDHLYRARHRITARLPVDRLARGVNRIPTPGGRSAKASGGPAEDASGGAPGGGPHDGPDGGPAQPAPKGAPRPPAGGTAGPRPPAEPSPPVPVLDPAPDPEAEIPGDDQWSTDVALLRALLGVPAHRRRAAVLHHLAGMTAEEIAAETESTVGSTVERIAMADEQLVDDIDALGGLAPDGPEAQERIAAMMRDLAGRYRPELETAELVRTDTQGRTKILIGVVGAAVLGLLVYTVVVTFLPGNLPDERAEVRASMSARAAAGMPLVAEAAKPPINIGRSTARAQHVPADKQELVHVMGTASHDGGTFITVDPADAPANAPQQPGRELPLSPKVAFRGAAAFGLSKQQVVYAGDFLAKAAEGSLASVVFEVEYDEDDQVILIRENSHR; this is encoded by the coding sequence ATGGACGACGCGACTTTCGACGCGTTCTACGACAGGACGGCCGCCGACATCGCCCGCCACGTGTACCTCCTGACCGCGAGCCCCCACCGCGCCGTGCACGCGACGCAGCGGGCATACGCGCGGGCGTACGCCGACTGGGACGTGCTCGGCCCCACGCCGAACCTCGAATCGTGGGTGCGGATGATCGCGTCCGACATCGCCCTGGACCACCTGTACCGCGCCCGGCACAGGATCACCGCACGTCTGCCGGTGGACCGGCTCGCCCGCGGGGTGAACCGCATCCCCACCCCCGGAGGCCGGTCCGCGAAAGCCTCCGGCGGCCCCGCGGAGGACGCGTCCGGAGGCGCGCCGGGAGGCGGACCGCACGACGGACCGGACGGCGGTCCCGCGCAACCGGCCCCGAAGGGCGCCCCCCGGCCCCCTGCCGGCGGCACGGCCGGCCCCCGCCCGCCCGCGGAGCCCTCCCCTCCCGTCCCGGTCCTGGATCCGGCCCCGGATCCGGAGGCGGAGATCCCCGGCGACGACCAGTGGTCCACTGATGTCGCGCTGCTGCGCGCGCTGCTCGGCGTCCCCGCGCACCGCCGCCGGGCGGCGGTCCTCCACCACCTCGCGGGGATGACCGCGGAGGAGATCGCGGCGGAGACGGAGTCCACGGTCGGCTCGACCGTGGAGCGCATCGCCATGGCGGACGAGCAACTGGTCGACGACATCGACGCGTTGGGCGGCCTGGCCCCCGACGGTCCGGAGGCGCAGGAGCGCATCGCGGCCATGATGCGCGACCTCGCGGGCCGGTACCGGCCGGAGTTGGAGACCGCGGAACTCGTCCGGACCGATACGCAGGGCCGTACCAAGATCCTCATCGGCGTGGTCGGTGCCGCGGTCCTCGGCCTGCTGGTGTACACCGTCGTCGTGACGTTCCTCCCGGGGAACCTGCCCGACGAACGCGCGGAGGTCCGGGCCTCGATGTCCGCGCGCGCGGCGGCCGGGATGCCGCTCGTCGCCGAGGCCGCGAAGCCGCCCATCAACATCGGGCGCAGCACCGCGCGGGCCCAGCATGTCCCGGCGGACAAGCAGGAGTTGGTGCACGTCATGGGAACCGCGAGCCACGACGGCGGCACCTTCATCACCGTCGACCCGGCCGACGCGCCCGCGAACGCCCCCCAGCAGCCGGGCCGCGAGCTGCCGCTCTCCCCCAAGGTCGCGTTCCGCGGCGCGGCGGCGTTCGGGCTGTCGAAGCAACAGGTCGTGTACGCGGGGGACTTCCTGGCGAAGGCGGCGGAAGGCTCGCTGGCGTCAGTGGTGTTCGAGGTGGAGTACGACGAGGACGACCAGGTGATCCTGATCCGGGAGAACAGCCACCGCTGA
- a CDS encoding cell division protein PerM, producing the protein MTAVPATATSATAPAPPAAPALIPPMPRLPPPAPPLSDAPAAPSPAASDRPRKRTPLRLRLRLRLHRRLRLRLRPRLPWREAAATSALLVTRFPATAARAVLAAVRSGAVAAVTAAGLGLLFAVGLFLLVVVADTFGGGGTSSGDIMRTAGQIWLAAQRVGVDVSADASQDAVRLGVVPLGVSIPVVIVLVRAGRRCSLAPVRHGGARYPTIALAACALVYAALAYIVAVASATPALRPVPGRAPVATFVAALVFGVFGAARAGAYPGLADRLPRRVADRVKPFAAPARAALASGAAGALLLAVGGAIVVLASTITHAGEIGRLADRVADGGPETLALALLCAALLPNAIVCAVAYASCAGFALGVGTTVAPGEVTVGALPALPLLGAVPEATSAAGWCTLAVPAVAGVGAGLVAARRTSAGSLWTTAGTAASGGIVTGALTAAAASMATGAAGTHRMAQIGPHVWTTAGAAAGEVAAAAVVTALVAGWRQRHRTRHPADHRAPRVPDSRQRLRAGRPTRTRRSGRADAARAQGPARPRNPRARPRAAASPSPHRRDGGGGSGP; encoded by the coding sequence ATGACCGCGGTTCCCGCGACCGCCACCTCCGCGACCGCGCCCGCCCCTCCCGCGGCCCCCGCCCTCATTCCGCCGATGCCTCGCCTGCCGCCTCCGGCGCCTCCGCTCTCGGACGCACCGGCCGCCCCGAGCCCGGCGGCCTCCGACAGGCCGCGCAAGCGCACGCCGCTGCGTCTGCGTCTGCGCCTGCGTCTGCATCGACGCCTGCGCCTGCGCCTGCGTCCGCGCCTGCCCTGGCGCGAAGCGGCGGCGACGTCCGCGCTCCTCGTGACCCGCTTCCCCGCGACCGCCGCCCGGGCCGTCCTCGCCGCCGTGCGCTCCGGCGCGGTGGCCGCCGTCACCGCCGCGGGCCTCGGCCTGCTTTTCGCCGTCGGCCTGTTCCTGCTCGTCGTGGTCGCGGACACGTTCGGGGGCGGCGGCACCTCGTCGGGCGACATCATGCGTACCGCGGGTCAGATCTGGCTCGCCGCCCAGCGCGTCGGCGTCGACGTCTCCGCCGATGCGTCGCAGGACGCGGTACGGCTCGGCGTCGTGCCGCTCGGGGTCTCGATTCCGGTGGTCATCGTGCTCGTCCGGGCCGGTCGGCGGTGCTCGCTCGCGCCGGTACGGCACGGGGGCGCGCGTTATCCGACCATCGCGCTCGCGGCGTGCGCGCTGGTGTACGCCGCGCTCGCGTACATCGTCGCGGTCGCGTCCGCGACCCCCGCACTCCGCCCGGTGCCCGGACGCGCTCCCGTCGCGACGTTCGTGGCCGCACTGGTGTTCGGGGTTTTCGGGGCCGCCCGGGCGGGCGCGTACCCCGGCCTCGCCGACCGGCTGCCCCGGCGCGTGGCGGACCGCGTGAAACCGTTCGCGGCCCCGGCCCGGGCCGCGCTCGCCTCCGGGGCGGCGGGCGCGCTGCTGCTGGCGGTGGGCGGAGCAATCGTCGTCCTCGCGTCGACAATCACTCACGCGGGTGAAATCGGGCGCCTCGCCGACCGGGTCGCGGACGGCGGTCCGGAGACGCTCGCCCTCGCGCTCCTGTGCGCCGCGCTGCTCCCCAACGCGATCGTGTGCGCGGTCGCGTACGCCTCGTGCGCCGGTTTCGCGCTGGGCGTGGGCACGACGGTCGCGCCGGGCGAGGTCACCGTGGGGGCCCTCCCCGCGCTGCCGCTGCTGGGCGCCGTCCCGGAGGCGACGTCCGCGGCCGGGTGGTGCACGCTCGCGGTCCCGGCCGTCGCGGGCGTCGGCGCGGGACTCGTCGCGGCCCGCCGCACCTCCGCCGGGTCCCTGTGGACAACCGCCGGAACCGCCGCCTCGGGCGGAATCGTGACCGGCGCGCTGACCGCCGCGGCGGCCTCGATGGCCACGGGAGCCGCGGGAACGCACCGCATGGCACAGATCGGCCCGCACGTGTGGACGACCGCCGGAGCGGCGGCGGGCGAGGTCGCCGCCGCGGCCGTCGTCACCGCGCTCGTCGCGGGTTGGCGCCAACGGCACCGCACCCGGCACCCGGCGGACCACCGGGCACCCCGCGTCCCCGACTCCCGGCAGCGCCTTCGCGCCGGCCGGCCGACGCGGACGCGCCGGTCCGGCCGGGCCGACGCGGCGCGCGCACAAGGGCCGGCCCGGCCGCGGAACCCACGCGCTCGACCGCGCGCCGCGGCGTCCCCCTCCCCGCACCGGCGGGACGGCGGAGGCGGAAGCGGGCCGTAG
- the sucC gene encoding ADP-forming succinate--CoA ligase subunit beta: MDLFEYQARDIFAKHGVPVLPGEVVDTPEAARAVTERLGGKAVVKAQVKTGGRGKAGGVKLAFSPDEAVEKAEQILGLDIKGHVVKKVMLAGLSDIAEEYYVSFLLDRANRTFLAMASVEGGMEIEEVAATKPEALAKIPVDANEGVTEAKAREIVEAARFPAELHDQIVDVLKKLWDVFVKEDATLVEVNPLVKTPEGKIIALDGKVSLDENADFRHADHAELEDKDAADPLEAAAKAKNLNYVKLDGEVGIIGNGAGLVMSTLDVVAYAGEAHANVKPANFLDIGGGASAEVMANGLEIILGDPAVKSVFVNVFGGITACDAVANGIVQALELLKGKGEEVTKPLVVRLDGNNAELGRKILTDANHPLVQQVDTMDGAADRAAELAAAK, encoded by the coding sequence GTGGACCTGTTCGAGTACCAGGCGAGGGACATCTTCGCCAAGCATGGGGTGCCGGTTCTCCCCGGTGAAGTCGTCGACACGCCGGAGGCCGCGCGCGCGGTGACCGAGCGCCTCGGCGGCAAGGCCGTGGTCAAGGCTCAGGTGAAGACGGGTGGCCGCGGCAAGGCGGGGGGCGTCAAGCTCGCGTTCAGCCCCGACGAGGCGGTCGAGAAGGCCGAGCAGATCCTCGGCCTGGACATCAAGGGCCACGTCGTCAAGAAGGTCATGCTGGCCGGCCTGTCGGACATCGCGGAGGAGTACTACGTCTCCTTCCTGCTCGACCGCGCCAACCGCACCTTCCTCGCCATGGCGTCCGTCGAGGGCGGCATGGAGATCGAGGAGGTCGCCGCGACCAAGCCCGAGGCGCTCGCGAAGATCCCCGTCGACGCCAACGAGGGCGTGACCGAGGCGAAGGCCCGCGAGATCGTCGAGGCCGCAAGGTTCCCGGCCGAGCTGCACGACCAGATCGTGGACGTGCTGAAGAAGCTGTGGGACGTCTTCGTCAAGGAAGACGCGACGCTGGTCGAGGTCAACCCGCTGGTCAAGACCCCCGAGGGCAAGATCATCGCGCTCGACGGCAAGGTCTCGCTCGACGAGAACGCCGACTTCCGGCACGCGGACCACGCCGAGCTGGAGGACAAGGACGCGGCGGACCCGCTGGAGGCCGCGGCCAAGGCCAAGAACCTCAACTACGTCAAGCTCGACGGCGAGGTCGGCATCATCGGCAACGGCGCGGGTCTCGTGATGAGCACCCTGGACGTCGTCGCGTACGCCGGTGAGGCCCACGCGAACGTCAAGCCGGCCAACTTCCTCGACATCGGCGGCGGCGCGTCGGCCGAGGTCATGGCGAACGGCCTGGAGATCATCCTCGGCGACCCGGCGGTCAAGTCCGTCTTCGTCAACGTGTTCGGCGGCATCACCGCGTGTGACGCCGTGGCCAACGGCATCGTGCAGGCGCTCGAACTGCTCAAGGGCAAGGGCGAAGAGGTCACCAAGCCCCTCGTCGTCCGTCTCGACGGCAACAACGCGGAACTGGGGCGGAAGATCCTCACGGACGCGAACCACCCGCTCGTGCAGCAGGTGGACACCATGGACGGCGCGGCCGACCGTGCCGCCGAGCTCGCGGCTGCGAAGTAA
- the sucD gene encoding succinate--CoA ligase subunit alpha gives MAIFLTKDSKVIVQGMTGSEGMKHTRRMLASGTNIVGGVNPRKAGEKVDIDGTEIPVFGTVSEAIGATGADVTVIFVPPKFTKDAVVEAIEAEIGLAVVITEGVPVHDTAQFWALAGAKGNKTRIIGPNCPGLITPGQSNAGIIPADIAKPGRIGLVSKSGTLTYQMMYELRDIGFSTAVGIGGDPIIGTTHIDCLQAFQDDPDTDAIVMIGEIGGDAEERAAAYIAEHITKPVVGYVAGFTAPEGKTMGHAGAIVSGSAGTAQAKKDALEAVGVKVGKTPSETARLMRAIMEG, from the coding sequence ATGGCTATCTTCCTGACCAAGGACAGCAAGGTCATCGTTCAGGGCATGACCGGCTCGGAGGGTATGAAGCACACCCGCCGCATGCTGGCCTCCGGGACGAACATCGTCGGCGGCGTGAACCCGCGCAAGGCCGGCGAGAAGGTTGACATCGACGGCACCGAGATCCCGGTGTTCGGCACCGTATCCGAGGCGATCGGGGCCACCGGCGCCGACGTCACGGTGATCTTCGTCCCGCCGAAGTTCACCAAGGACGCGGTCGTCGAGGCGATCGAGGCGGAGATCGGCCTCGCCGTCGTCATCACCGAGGGCGTCCCGGTGCACGACACCGCCCAGTTCTGGGCGCTGGCCGGCGCGAAGGGCAACAAGACCCGCATCATCGGCCCGAACTGCCCCGGCCTCATCACGCCGGGCCAGTCGAACGCCGGCATCATCCCGGCCGACATCGCCAAGCCGGGCCGCATCGGCCTGGTGTCGAAGTCGGGCACGCTGACGTACCAGATGATGTACGAGCTGCGCGACATCGGCTTCTCGACCGCGGTCGGCATCGGCGGCGACCCGATCATCGGCACGACGCACATCGACTGCCTCCAGGCGTTCCAGGACGACCCGGACACCGACGCGATCGTGATGATCGGCGAGATCGGCGGCGACGCCGAGGAGCGCGCGGCGGCGTACATCGCCGAGCACATCACCAAGCCCGTCGTCGGCTACGTCGCGGGCTTCACCGCCCCCGAGGGCAAGACCATGGGCCACGCCGGCGCCATCGTCTCCGGCTCGGCCGGCACCGCCCAGGCCAAGAAGGACGCCCTTGAGGCCGTCGGCGTCAAGGTCGGCAAGACCCCGTCCGAGACGGCCCGCCTGATGCGCGCCATCATGGAGGGCTGA